The DNA window CGAGGGGCTCAAACTCTATACTGAAGCCCTGCAGGCTGTTCCTGAAAACCGGAATGAGGTCCTCGCCATTCTGCATTATAACCAGGGCCTCGCGCTGGCCCGCGCCAACCGCCTGGAAGAGGCGAGGCAGCAGATGGAAGAGGCGGCGGCCATGAAGAGTGACAAGATCAAGAGCAAGGTGTCGAGTTTGAAGGGGAGGATTCAGAAGGCGATTGAGTCCAACCAGAAACTTGAACTGACGGTCAGCAAGGAAAACGGCCCCGAGGCCATCAGCACCGATCCGCAGAAGGATTACGAGGAGCTGATGATGGCTCTCAAAATCAACCCGGGTGATCTTTGCTGTCATAAAATCTACTTCGAATACTCTGTGACTCCAGAGTTAAAGGAAAAGTTGGAACGTCCGCTCCGCTTCAAGAAACGCTCATCCATTCAACGGGAGGCGCCTGGGAAGGCGTCGTGATGGAAACGCAAAAAAGCCCCGACTCCAGGAGTCGAGGCCTTCTGCTGTTTGTATGAACGACTTACTTCTTGATCTGGCTAGCCAGGAAGGACTTCACGTAAACGCTGTTCACGTCCACATACTTCGAAGTTGCAAGGTAACCGCCGCGACCGTCACTCCGCAGACCGCCGCCTGATGTCACACCAGCAAGAGCGCCGTTGACGAAGAGGGGACCGCCGGAGTCGCCCGAACCCGAGGAAACCAATGTTCCCTTGGAGGTATAACCATCCGATTCAGGCAGACCGTTGAAATTGATGAAGCCACCCGACACGGAACCCACAGTGTTGGTACCTGCACGCTTGGTGCCTGCGCCAGAACCTGTCAGCTGACCGTAGTTATCAAACTCGTTCACGTTGTTACCGTAACCAACGATAGTCAGTTTGTCACCAGCGGAGGGCGAGCGTGTGGCCAGAGGGCTGGTCGCAGGAGCCGAACCCGCTTCGAAGTTGATCACGCTCACATCGTAAGGGCTGACGCCCAGACGGATATTATAACTCGGGTTACGCTTGAAGCTCACGGCTTTCGCGGTCGCCACATATTCGCCTGCAGAATTCGTTGTCACGACATACATCGAGGGATCAACAGGGTCCAGGCCTTCGACGCAGTGACCGGCGCTGATAACCTGCGAGTCGTTCACAAAAGTGCCAGTACAAATACCTTGGCCCTCAGCGGTTTCCATCACCAGGAGGACGACGGAAGGATAGGTGCTTTCGGTAATTTCACGGCCGTTGGTGACCTTTGTTTCGCTATTTTGCGCGGACGATCCGCAACCGATCAAAGTCGAAGCCAACAGTCCAGTTCCGAGGATTTTGTACGCTACACTTTTCATCATTGAACGACTCCTTCGCTGTTCTCAGAACGGAACTTATTCGATCTTTGACTGACTGGCCAGGACAATTTTTGAGAAAGTTCCAAAATTACTCACGGTGAAACGCCAAATGCTTGAGCTGTAAGACTTTTCGGGGTCGTTTGCGGGAGAGGGCGAAATCCTACGCTAAGGCTTTGGCCAACGATATTCTCCGGTAAGATTGATGTGTTCCCAGGGGATAGGAGAAGTCGCTTGATATCTAGTATGACGTCTGTCGCACCTGCTTGATCGCGGCCGCGATAGCTAGATCGCGTTGCTCCTCTTCTCCATCCGCGTTCCAAGCTGCGGAAAGGCACCCATAAGCGTACGCCTGGTCGAGCAGGCGACGCGGATCGACGTCCAGCGCACGAGAGAATGCGTCCGCCATCTGTGCAATGCGTCTAGGATCGAGACAAAGGTCGTCTCTGTCAGCCGGATCGTAGAACATATTGGCGGCGCCAAAGCCCACTTCACCGACCAGACCGACGGGATCTATCACCAGCCAGCCGCGACTGGAGAACATGATGTTTTCATGATGCAGATCGCCATGTAGCCCACGCAGTTCCGAGGCATTGCTCATCATTTGATCGGCTATAATCGCCGCGTGGACGTAGTCAGTTTGACAACCTGCGTTTTGATCATCGCGCGCCCGCTGAAACAAAGCTGCAAAGCGATCCCGGATCGGGAGAAGGGCAGAAGGCAGGGGTTCCTCAGATGCGGCATACAGCTTCGCCATTAGTTCCGCTGCAATTTCGGTCGCCTGGTAGTCGCCGTGCTCGGCAACGATGTGAGAGAGCATTCGCTCCCCGGCATATTCGAGCAACATCAGATTGTTCTCACGACCGAGCAACCGGACTGCTCCCCTCCCATTGCGCCATACCAGATAGTCGGCCCCGCGCAGTTCATCAGCAATGTCTTCTATAGGTTTCAATCCCTTGACGATTGCAGGAGTCCCGTCTGGCAATGAAACTTTCCAAACGAGGCTGGAAAAGGTGTCCGCAATGAGAACAGGTTGCGAAACGTGCCAATGAGCAGGAAAAACAGGCGGCATGAACATCAACCCCAAGTCAGAGGGTCCAATCGCAGATAGAAGGCAAGGCGTTCGCGGTCGGGGGCTTCGATCCCCAATACATTGAATAGGACAGCGAAGGCGCGCTCTGCTTCATCTGGCGCTGCCCAGTTCTCTTCGGCGTTAGCAATCATGAGTGCCAAATCGGCATAGCGATCTGCTGTTCCGAGCCGCCCAAGGTCGATCAGACCCGTGCATTGAAGAGTTTTAGGGTCCACCATGAAGTTCGGCATGCAGGGATCACCATGGCAAACAACCATATCGGTGCGCTCTTGGTCGAGCCGCACCGGTAGCTCTCGTTCGACACGAGCCAAAAGATCGAGCTGCGGCGTACTCTTGTCCTCGTCCGGTAAGAAGTCGGGATTGACGGCATTGCGGGACACCACATCAACGGCGCGTCCGAACATTCGCGACAGCCTGCGCTCAAACGGACATTGATCAACCGATAGGCTGTGAACAGCGCCAAGTTGCTGCCCCATTGACGGCCACGCTTTGAGCAAATCCGCTCCAGACAGATCAGCCGCCGGTACTCCCGGAATTGCCGTTATCACCAAGCATGCACCCTCCTGTTCCTCCTGCCAGTTGATCACCTCGGGGCAAGCCACACCTCGACCTTTGAGCCAAATGAGGCGGTCACGCTCTCCAGCGAGCTCACCGCGGCGGGAAGCAGGTGCGATTTTCGCGAAGGCATGCCCGTCACCACGTCGAAAAACAAAATCACCAGATTCTCCGCCTCTGACAGGCAACCAGTCAGAATGCGATTCACCAAAAAAAATATTAGTTCGATTCAATGGAGGTTCCTTCAGTTTTCTGATGAAGCGCGGAGGTGGCTCAACCTGCGAAAAGAAACGAGTTGCTACGTAAGTCCGAGAACATGCTTTCCATGGTCTCTGAGCTCGCCTTTGGGACCGACATATCGGTAGAGAGTGACGCGCTCGATGCCGAGTTCCTTGCAGAGATCGGAAACTGAAGTATCGCGCTGGGCCATGGCGGCTTGCGCGAGACGCACCTGAGCTTTGGTGAGCGCGAATTTTCGTCCGCCCTTGCGACCGCGCGCTCTCGCGGAGGCGAGACCCGCCATGGTGCGCTCTCGGATCAGATCCCGCTCGAACTCGGCCAAGGTGGCGAAGATTCCGAACACCATGCGACCGGACGCAGTCGTGGTGTCGATCTGAGCGCCCTTTCCAGTCAGAACCCGCAGGCCGATCTTGCGGTCTGACAGCTCCTTCACCGTGTTGACCAGATGGGCAAGCGATCGTCCGAGGCGATCGAGCTTCCAGACCACCAGCACATCGCCGTCACGCAATGACTTGAGGCAGGCAGTCAAGCCAGGGCGATCATCACGACCGCCGGAAGCAAGATCATCATAGATATTGTGGCTCTGTTGCAAAAATCGTGAAGCTTGAGCATGCTTGGCGGAGATTGGACGGACGGAACGATGACG is part of the Oligoflexus sp. genome and encodes:
- a CDS encoding aminoglycoside O-phosphotransferase APH(6)-Id, which translates into the protein MFMPPVFPAHWHVSQPVLIADTFSSLVWKVSLPDGTPAIVKGLKPIEDIADELRGADYLVWRNGRGAVRLLGRENNLMLLEYAGERMLSHIVAEHGDYQATEIAAELMAKLYAASEEPLPSALLPIRDRFAALFQRARDDQNAGCQTDYVHAAIIADQMMSNASELRGLHGDLHHENIMFSSRGWLVIDPVGLVGEVGFGAANMFYDPADRDDLCLDPRRIAQMADAFSRALDVDPRRLLDQAYAYGCLSAAWNADGEEEQRDLAIAAAIKQVRQTSY
- a CDS encoding trypsin-like serine protease, which codes for MMKSVAYKILGTGLLASTLIGCGSSAQNSETKVTNGREITESTYPSVVLLVMETAEGQGICTGTFVNDSQVISAGHCVEGLDPVDPSMYVVTTNSAGEYVATAKAVSFKRNPSYNIRLGVSPYDVSVINFEAGSAPATSPLATRSPSAGDKLTIVGYGNNVNEFDNYGQLTGSGAGTKRAGTNTVGSVSGGFINFNGLPESDGYTSKGTLVSSGSGDSGGPLFVNGALAGVTSGGGLRSDGRGGYLATSKYVDVNSVYVKSFLASQIKK
- the aph(3'')-Ib gene encoding aminoglycoside O-phosphotransferase APH(3'')-Ib; this encodes MNRTNIFFGESHSDWLPVRGGESGDFVFRRGDGHAFAKIAPASRRGELAGERDRLIWLKGRGVACPEVINWQEEQEGACLVITAIPGVPAADLSGADLLKAWPSMGQQLGAVHSLSVDQCPFERRLSRMFGRAVDVVSRNAVNPDFLPDEDKSTPQLDLLARVERELPVRLDQERTDMVVCHGDPCMPNFMVDPKTLQCTGLIDLGRLGTADRYADLALMIANAEENWAAPDEAERAFAVLFNVLGIEAPDRERLAFYLRLDPLTWG
- a CDS encoding recombinase family protein, which translates into the protein MQQSHNIYDDLASGGRDDRPGLTACLKSLRDGDVLVVWKLDRLGRSLAHLVNTVKELSDRKIGLRVLTGKGAQIDTTTASGRMVFGIFATLAEFERDLIRERTMAGLASARARGRKGGRKFALTKAQVRLAQAAMAQRDTSVSDLCKELGIERVTLYRYVGPKGELRDHGKHVLGLT